A region from the Flavobacterium enshiense genome encodes:
- a CDS encoding glycosyltransferase family 2 protein, with translation MKNKVKVYCIIVTYNGMKWIEKCLSSLKEDAIDLTIVVVDNNSDDETVTFIKTNFPEVKIVESDINLGFGKANNLGWQMAKQADADYVYLLNQDTISYPNNICKLIKIAELDHAIGVVSPMHLNDTGIKLDAKFEGYITAKSCPNYITDVTLGQLQQFYTIGFVNAAAWLVKTNTIDYLGGLFSSAFFHYGEDVNFIGRLRYFNFKSVIVPNVFIHHCREERKGQLSSKFINKHVDLNKVAMMHDIKSSYVHCAKDVARYALQQLTKGNFLAFVKLSCYPIVSFKTISAYRKSYKKRKLFF, from the coding sequence ATGAAAAATAAAGTGAAAGTATATTGTATTATTGTAACTTACAATGGTATGAAATGGATTGAAAAATGTCTTTCCAGTTTAAAGGAAGATGCAATCGATCTTACTATTGTGGTAGTGGATAATAATTCAGATGATGAGACGGTAACTTTTATCAAAACCAATTTTCCAGAAGTCAAAATTGTAGAATCTGATATTAACTTAGGCTTTGGGAAAGCGAATAATTTGGGTTGGCAAATGGCAAAACAGGCTGACGCTGATTATGTTTATTTGTTGAATCAGGACACTATTAGTTATCCCAACAACATTTGTAAGTTAATAAAAATAGCTGAATTAGATCATGCGATTGGGGTGGTTTCTCCAATGCATTTAAACGATACTGGAATAAAACTTGATGCGAAGTTCGAGGGGTATATTACTGCTAAAAGTTGCCCAAACTATATAACAGATGTTACGTTAGGACAATTACAACAGTTTTACACAATTGGATTTGTAAATGCCGCTGCCTGGCTGGTAAAAACCAATACAATAGATTATTTGGGGGGATTGTTTTCAAGCGCTTTTTTTCATTACGGGGAAGATGTTAATTTTATTGGGCGATTGCGTTATTTTAACTTTAAAAGTGTGATAGTGCCTAATGTGTTTATTCATCATTGTCGTGAAGAACGTAAAGGGCAGCTGTCCTCAAAATTTATTAACAAACATGTTGATCTTAATAAAGTTGCAATGATGCATGACATTAAGTCAAGTTATGTGCACTGTGCCAAGGATGTTGCGAGATATGCCTTACAACAATTGACGAAAGGTAATTTTTTGGCTTTTGTTAAACTGTCTTGTTATCCCATAGTAAGTTTTAAAACTATTTCGGCTTACCGTAAGTCCTATAAAAAAAGAAAATTGTTTTTTTGA
- a CDS encoding glycosyltransferase family 4 protein codes for MKIIRLTTLLDFGGQEKKYISFTESKSMHKNDYIFAAIGHGGFAQETIMKNGFPVVIFNQNPSVSNFQNIWKLYKWLKKEKPDVVHTAAAEANFHGILAAKLAGVPRIVAEEIGFPNHSVKAKLSFRFIYTLADKVICVSESVKNFLVSIKEIKPTDGVVVYNPVSPAKKIHKLQSAKFTIVSVGRLEKVKNQELLLRTFAQLDRQDCELYLVGDGRERKYLENIITELNLKSKVFITGFTPEPEKYLAKADLFVLPSLSEGFGIAAVEAIQYGVPCLCSKVGGLSEIIEEGVSGWLFDPNDRQDFLKQLNKILSLSPDERNAIGEVSKVRILNKFSSEKYVENLENVYESLYD; via the coding sequence GTGAAAATAATCAGACTGACAACGTTACTGGATTTTGGCGGACAGGAAAAAAAATATATTTCCTTTACCGAGAGTAAGTCTATGCATAAAAACGATTATATTTTTGCGGCAATTGGCCACGGGGGATTTGCCCAAGAAACAATAATGAAAAATGGATTTCCTGTTGTCATTTTTAATCAGAATCCGTCTGTTTCGAATTTCCAAAATATTTGGAAGTTGTACAAATGGTTAAAAAAAGAAAAGCCGGATGTGGTACATACTGCTGCCGCAGAAGCTAATTTTCATGGGATTTTGGCAGCCAAATTAGCAGGAGTGCCTAGAATTGTGGCAGAAGAAATTGGATTTCCGAATCATTCGGTTAAAGCTAAACTGTCATTCAGATTCATATATACATTGGCGGATAAAGTGATTTGTGTTTCCGAATCGGTGAAAAACTTTTTGGTTTCGATTAAAGAAATAAAACCTACTGACGGAGTAGTGGTTTATAATCCGGTAAGCCCAGCAAAAAAGATTCATAAATTGCAGTCCGCTAAATTTACGATAGTTTCCGTCGGAAGACTTGAAAAAGTGAAAAATCAGGAACTTTTGCTGAGAACCTTTGCTCAGTTAGATCGACAGGATTGTGAATTGTATTTGGTTGGTGATGGCAGAGAAAGAAAATACCTTGAAAATATAATTACCGAACTCAATCTGAAATCAAAAGTTTTTATTACGGGATTTACACCTGAGCCTGAAAAATATTTAGCCAAAGCGGATTTATTTGTGCTTCCTTCTTTGTCGGAAGGTTTTGGAATTGCAGCAGTAGAAGCGATACAGTATGGTGTTCCATGTTTGTGTTCAAAAGTAGGAGGATTGTCAGAAATTATCGAAGAAGGTGTTTCTGGTTGGTTGTTTGATCCGAATGATAGACAGGATTTTTTGAAGCAATTGAATAAAATATTGTCACTTTCACCAGACGAACGCAATGCTATTGGGGAAGTTTCAAAAGTTAGGATATTAAATAAGTTTTCTTCTGAAAAGTATGTCGAAAATTTAGAAAACGTATACGAAAGCCTTTATGATTAA
- a CDS encoding glycosyltransferase has protein sequence MIKVLGILETMAYGGVERRRLSLAKYLNKDLFELKIICTKATDELIEQFRQEGVEVIPIGILKSPFQWSQHQKVQKIIATYKPHIVHGAVFEGVTMAAVNGFLMKVPIVIIEETSDPQNRSWRGNLLMKLFSFLCTKAVGVSRASTDYLENVLRIGNEKIQLIENGVALPKVENKSETKLIKERLNLNGKIVIGSVGRMLNDNTKRFSDLIKAFALLVKVDQNVHLILIGDGPEKWHYENIVKELGLEGFVSFEGYQKDVSKYYYVMDIFSLVSAHESFGLVLAEAMLHKLPVVATRVGGMQFIVDDSQTGFLVEKFDVDQIAAQIARLLKDKELRLTFGQNGYQKAMLHYTEEQYVKKVENLYLSLVKR, from the coding sequence ATGATTAAAGTACTTGGCATATTGGAAACAATGGCTTATGGAGGTGTGGAGCGTAGAAGACTTTCGCTAGCCAAATATTTGAACAAAGATCTGTTTGAACTAAAAATTATTTGCACCAAAGCAACCGATGAACTTATTGAACAGTTCAGACAGGAAGGTGTTGAAGTAATTCCAATCGGTATCTTGAAATCACCTTTTCAGTGGAGCCAACATCAGAAAGTTCAAAAGATAATTGCGACATATAAGCCCCACATTGTTCATGGGGCAGTTTTTGAGGGAGTTACAATGGCGGCTGTTAACGGTTTTCTGATGAAAGTGCCTATAGTCATTATCGAAGAAACCTCCGATCCGCAAAACCGTTCTTGGAGAGGGAATTTGCTGATGAAGCTGTTCTCGTTCCTGTGTACAAAAGCTGTTGGTGTTTCAAGGGCTTCAACAGATTATTTGGAGAATGTCCTAAGAATAGGGAATGAAAAAATACAACTGATTGAAAATGGTGTTGCTCTTCCTAAAGTTGAAAATAAATCGGAAACTAAACTTATAAAGGAAAGGCTCAATCTTAACGGAAAAATAGTAATTGGTTCGGTCGGGAGAATGTTAAACGATAATACCAAACGTTTTTCAGATTTGATAAAAGCATTCGCGCTTTTAGTAAAAGTTGACCAGAATGTTCATTTGATTCTGATTGGCGATGGGCCAGAGAAATGGCATTACGAAAATATTGTTAAAGAGCTTGGTCTTGAAGGATTTGTGTCTTTTGAAGGGTACCAGAAAGATGTTTCGAAGTATTATTATGTTATGGACATTTTCTCGTTGGTTTCGGCACATGAATCTTTCGGATTGGTTTTGGCAGAAGCTATGTTGCACAAACTGCCAGTTGTGGCCACTCGGGTTGGCGGTATGCAGTTTATTGTAGATGACAGCCAGACCGGTTTTTTGGTGGAAAAATTTGACGTAGACCAAATAGCAGCACAAATAGCAAGATTGCTAAAAGACAAAGAACTCAGGTTGACATTTGGTCAAAACGGTTACCAAAAAGCGATGCTGCATTACACTGAAGAACAATATGTGAAAAAAGTGGAAAACTTATACTTGTCTTTGGTTAAAAGGTAA
- a CDS encoding class I SAM-dependent methyltransferase — MVKNKIDALIRKFFLHKNEELPSFLLSKLYHQGSYLPFTTSSLKFRFLACLVNDIVVNNRKTVLEFGSGISTIIAARLMKMNNLDCTITTVDESAEWQGIIKKILKEENLLDYVKFVCAPTEPSGDLHQSYEYNSPIVFEAIANKKFDLVLVDGPSAWQKKNVMSRASNVKFIKDNLADNFTIFIDNSDRPGEVELTKRMAATLNLKPSRLDPTFLTFSKGPHFNFVV; from the coding sequence TTGGTAAAAAATAAAATAGACGCACTGATAAGAAAGTTTTTCCTTCATAAAAATGAAGAATTGCCGAGTTTCTTGTTGAGTAAATTGTATCATCAGGGAAGTTATTTACCCTTTACGACTTCGTCACTGAAGTTTCGTTTTTTGGCTTGTTTGGTTAATGATATAGTGGTCAATAACCGCAAAACTGTTTTAGAATTCGGTTCGGGAATTTCAACCATCATTGCCGCCCGATTGATGAAAATGAACAACCTCGATTGTACCATTACAACTGTTGATGAAAGCGCCGAATGGCAGGGAATTATCAAAAAAATTTTAAAAGAAGAAAATCTGCTCGATTATGTGAAATTTGTTTGCGCACCAACCGAACCAAGCGGCGATTTGCACCAGTCTTATGAATACAACAGCCCTATAGTTTTTGAAGCAATTGCCAATAAAAAATTTGATTTGGTATTGGTTGACGGACCATCAGCTTGGCAGAAAAAAAATGTGATGAGCAGGGCTTCCAATGTCAAGTTTATCAAAGATAATTTAGCCGATAATTTCACAATTTTTATTGATAACTCAGACCGGCCGGGTGAAGTGGAGCTGACCAAAAGAATGGCCGCAACACTCAATCTTAAACCGAGTCGACTCGACCCAACTTTCCTGACATTTTCAAAAGGCCCGCATTTTAATTTTGTGGTTTAA